One Baekduia alba genomic window, CATTGTCTTCATCCGCGACGTGCGCGGCGGCCATCGCCTCGTAGGCCCCCAGCGCGTCGACCTCGCCCGTCATGCGCCACACGCTATCCATCAGGAACCCTGATGGCTGCGACAAGACATCATCATCAGCCCTCACACCTCGACCTGGGACACTGACCCGCGATGTCCGCGCGCGCCTGGCTGTTCCTCTCCGTCACCGCGGCGCTGTGGGGCGCGTCCTACATGTTCATCAAGGTCGCGCTCGACGGCGGCCTGTCCGAGGGCTTCATCATCTGCGCCCGGACGCTCCTCGGCGCCGCGATCCTGGTCCCGATGGCGGTCAAGGCCGACGCCATCCGCCCGATCCTCGACCGCAAGGGCTGGGCGCTCGCTCTCGCGGCCGCGCAGGTCATCGTCCCGTTCGGCCTCATCACCTTCGGCGAGAACCACGTCCCGAGCGCGCTGGCCGGGATCCTGGTCGCGACCGCGCCGCTGTTCATCACGCTGCTGGCGATCAAGGTCGACCCGGACGAGCGCTCGCACGGCTGGGGCCTGGTCGGCGTCGTGCTCGGGATGGTCGGCGTCGTCCTGCTGTTCGGCCTCGACCTGTCCGGCGACACCGAGACGCTCCTCGGCGGACTGATGATCGTCGGCTCCGGCCTCTGCTATGCGATCGCCGTCCTGATCGCCAAGCGAGGCTTCACGGGCGTCCCGCCGGTCGGCGTCGCGGCCTCCAACCTCGCCATCAGCGCGGTCGTCTGGCTGCCGTTCGCGCTGGCGACCCTGCCGACCCACTCGCCCGGCGCCAACGCCATCCTGTCGATGCTCGCGCTCGGCGCGGGCGGTACCGGCCTCGCGTTCCTGTTCTTCTACACCTCGATCGCCGAGGTCGGCCCGGCGCGCGCGTCGATCGTGTCCTACGTCGCGCCC contains:
- a CDS encoding DMT family transporter codes for the protein MSARAWLFLSVTAALWGASYMFIKVALDGGLSEGFIICARTLLGAAILVPMAVKADAIRPILDRKGWALALAAAQVIVPFGLITFGENHVPSALAGILVATAPLFITLLAIKVDPDERSHGWGLVGVVLGMVGVVLLFGLDLSGDTETLLGGLMIVGSGLCYAIAVLIAKRGFTGVPPVGVAASNLAISAVVWLPFALATLPTHSPGANAILSMLALGAGGTGLAFLFFYTSIAEVGPARASIVSYVAPAFSVVYGVLLLDEDLTVGTIAGLGLILAGSWLAASGHAPGPLSRSAPSRSSAPEPARAR